The Acidobacteriota bacterium genome has a segment encoding these proteins:
- a CDS encoding site-specific integrase, with translation MQARYQYGNLTLRKRKKGPDVWQFRWTENGKLKSVLIGTVEKLRRYADAERAVEHLRIKINAQNPQRQFHAVTVGALIERFMAEYAAKHCRKHTQKGYRGLFENHIKPRWGTEFVQNVEALAVGDWLEAYPHSRQVKSHVRTLFHILYQAALRWKMVEQNPIALVRQSQKRLKTPRALTPAEFKALLGELREPFKTMVITIACLGLRVSELLGLRWGDIDLNNLTVKIQRGVVGGDVNPTKTDASESALPLDPDLAEALLQHKARAVYSGDSDYVFAGATGKPPWKDGILADHLKPAATRAGIGNVGWHTFRHTYSTLLHSLGATPAVQKELLRHADIRTTLDVYTHAVSEEKREAASKVAHALWKV, from the coding sequence ATGCAGGCACGATACCAGTATGGAAATTTGACTCTTCGAAAGCGGAAGAAAGGGCCGGACGTTTGGCAATTCCGCTGGACGGAAAACGGAAAGCTAAAGTCAGTGTTGATTGGAACGGTTGAAAAACTCCGGAGGTACGCCGACGCGGAAAGGGCCGTTGAGCACCTTCGCATCAAGATCAACGCGCAGAATCCGCAGCGGCAGTTTCACGCCGTAACCGTGGGGGCGTTGATAGAGCGGTTCATGGCAGAATATGCAGCGAAGCATTGCCGGAAACACACGCAGAAGGGTTATCGCGGACTTTTCGAAAACCACATCAAGCCAAGGTGGGGAACCGAATTCGTCCAGAACGTAGAAGCATTGGCCGTGGGAGACTGGCTTGAGGCTTACCCGCACTCCCGGCAGGTAAAATCCCATGTCCGAACCCTTTTTCACATACTCTATCAAGCCGCTCTTCGCTGGAAGATGGTAGAGCAGAATCCCATTGCTCTAGTACGGCAGTCGCAGAAACGCCTCAAGACTCCGCGCGCACTCACGCCGGCGGAATTCAAGGCTCTCTTGGGAGAACTCCGCGAACCTTTCAAGACGATGGTGATAACAATCGCCTGCCTGGGCCTACGGGTCAGCGAACTCTTGGGTCTGCGGTGGGGAGATATTGATTTAAACAACTTGACAGTCAAAATTCAGCGGGGCGTTGTGGGGGGAGATGTTAATCCGACCAAGACTGACGCATCAGAGAGCGCCCTGCCCCTCGACCCCGACCTCGCAGAGGCGCTCCTCCAGCACAAGGCACGGGCGGTTTACTCGGGAGACTCGGATTACGTGTTCGCCGGCGCAACCGGCAAGCCACCTTGGAAGGACGGCATCCTTGCCGATCACCTGAAACCCGCCGCAACAAGAGCGGGAATCGGGAACGTCGGCTGGCACACCTTCAGGCACACCTACTCGACGCTCTTGCACTCACTCGGAGCAACTCCAGCCGTTCAAAAGGAACTGCTACGCCATGCCGACATTCGAACCACGTTGGATGTTTACACCCATGCCGTGTCGGAAGAGAAACGGGAAGCAGCTTCTAAGGTGGCTCATGCTTTGTGGAAGGTGTGA
- a CDS encoding VWA domain-containing protein: MIKGAGLSNWARGFSGALLAVAFLGLLVVPPSITRCQQASSDTAGIVPSTSPSGPARVSESDTNPNGNNRSIKVKVEVVNVPVTVLDKRGNPVIDLTQNDFKIFEDGKAQSISYFSSESMPPLRIGLLVDTSNSARFELKFEEDAASEFAYTMLRGLNSKNQVFLETFDAGSSVIQDFTNNPDDINEKLRKLKAGGGKAVYDAIYEACKHVITKAGPREQTRRVLILISDGIDVGSKHSLEEAVSMAHRAETAIYSIGNTPNGFANPGEKYLEQVAQDTGGMAFFPERKTPGTDYLTGYLSHGQFDTLEQNKGLDAETGIYTAEKMIALADSLEAIRRQLTNQYLIGYKPGDDTLDGTYRKIHVVALRKGVTVRYKPGYFATSD, encoded by the coding sequence ATGATTAAAGGAGCAGGTCTTTCAAACTGGGCGCGAGGTTTTTCTGGCGCGCTTCTGGCGGTGGCCTTTTTGGGGCTGCTGGTTGTACCGCCCTCCATCACGAGATGTCAGCAAGCTTCTTCGGACACTGCCGGAATTGTGCCTTCCACATCCCCAAGTGGCCCTGCCAGGGTTTCTGAGTCGGATACCAATCCAAATGGTAACAACCGCAGCATCAAGGTGAAAGTGGAGGTGGTCAACGTACCGGTTACGGTCCTCGACAAGCGAGGCAATCCAGTCATTGACCTTACTCAAAACGACTTTAAAATCTTCGAGGATGGCAAGGCTCAGAGTATCAGTTACTTTAGCAGCGAATCGATGCCGCCCCTGCGTATCGGCTTGCTGGTTGACACGAGCAACAGCGCTCGTTTTGAGCTAAAATTCGAAGAAGATGCGGCCAGCGAATTTGCTTACACCATGCTCCGCGGCCTCAACAGCAAGAACCAGGTTTTTCTTGAAACGTTCGATGCTGGCAGTTCCGTCATTCAGGATTTCACCAACAATCCTGACGACATAAACGAAAAGCTTCGAAAACTGAAGGCCGGCGGCGGCAAAGCCGTCTATGATGCGATCTACGAGGCTTGTAAACATGTAATTACAAAGGCCGGCCCTCGTGAGCAGACGAGACGAGTTCTGATTCTCATCAGCGATGGGATCGACGTTGGAAGCAAACACTCGCTGGAAGAGGCAGTTTCCATGGCGCACCGAGCGGAAACGGCCATCTACTCAATTGGGAACACTCCCAACGGGTTTGCCAATCCCGGCGAAAAGTATCTGGAACAGGTAGCGCAAGACACAGGTGGGATGGCATTCTTTCCGGAGCGCAAAACTCCAGGCACTGACTACCTGACGGGCTACCTCTCTCATGGCCAATTTGACACACTCGAGCAGAACAAAGGGCTGGATGCTGAAACGGGGATTTATACCGCCGAGAAAATGATTGCGCTTGCCGACTCGCTCGAGGCCATCCGGCGGCAGTTGACCAATCAATATCTCATTGGCTACAAACCGGGTGACGATACACTTGATGGCACCTACCGCAAGATCCACGTTGTTGCCCTACGCAAGGGTGTGACCGTCCGTTATAAACCGGGATATTTTGCTACAAGTGACTAG
- a CDS encoding DEAD/DEAH box helicase: MKERLSRAGFSTPTPVQAAAIPQALGGKDVLATAQTGTGKTLAFLVPIMEDLLKHKAPGVAALILVPTRELAMQVAEQYDRLRGKQLPAAAVVVGGLSEANQLGILRKGARLVVATPGRLEDFLDRKLINFRMLRILVLDEADRMLDMGFLPAIRRIAAVLPIERQTLFFSATLEVSAAQLVHNYMRNPVRLTFGSVLKPSENVRVQALEVSQHGKQGVLHRLLAEETGRCLIFVRTKRGAERLARTLNRSGFTAAMIHGDRSQSQRNAALTGFQGGRYRILVATDLASRGIHVQDIAHVINYDLPDIAENFIHRVGRTGRAGRQGLASTLFSSDQRTDFFLLERALGIKMERAQGEPDLPPTQVRRRPARDQSTTPAHFQLTPLPGEVLQVQM; the protein is encoded by the coding sequence ATAAAGGAACGTCTGTCTCGGGCGGGATTTTCGACGCCTACGCCTGTGCAGGCGGCAGCCATCCCACAAGCGCTGGGCGGAAAAGACGTGCTCGCCACTGCGCAAACCGGGACAGGAAAAACGTTAGCATTCCTTGTTCCCATCATGGAGGACCTGTTGAAGCATAAGGCGCCTGGCGTAGCGGCGCTCATTCTGGTCCCCACCCGCGAACTTGCCATGCAGGTTGCAGAACAGTATGACCGGCTTCGGGGCAAGCAGCTCCCCGCCGCAGCCGTAGTGGTGGGAGGTTTGTCTGAAGCGAACCAACTTGGTATCCTTCGCAAAGGAGCGCGGCTCGTAGTGGCCACGCCCGGCCGGCTTGAAGACTTCCTTGATCGCAAGCTCATTAACTTCAGGATGTTGCGAATACTCGTCCTGGATGAAGCCGATCGAATGCTGGACATGGGCTTCCTTCCAGCTATCCGCAGGATTGCGGCAGTCCTTCCCATCGAGCGGCAGACGCTTTTCTTTTCTGCAACTCTCGAAGTTTCAGCGGCCCAGTTGGTGCATAACTACATGAGGAACCCCGTCCGCCTCACCTTTGGGTCGGTCTTGAAACCATCGGAAAACGTTCGCGTCCAGGCGCTGGAAGTTTCCCAACATGGCAAGCAGGGGGTATTACATCGGTTGCTGGCCGAGGAAACGGGGCGCTGCCTGATTTTTGTGCGAACCAAGCGCGGCGCGGAGCGCCTGGCCAGGACATTGAACCGAAGTGGCTTTACGGCCGCCATGATCCACGGTGACCGCTCGCAATCGCAGCGGAACGCTGCGTTGACTGGCTTTCAGGGGGGGCGATACCGCATCCTGGTGGCCACAGACCTGGCTTCCCGCGGGATTCATGTTCAGGATATCGCTCACGTTATCAATTACGACCTGCCCGATATTGCCGAAAACTTCATCCATCGCGTGGGGCGCACCGGCCGGGCTGGCCGCCAGGGTCTCGCTTCCACGCTCTTCTCTAGTGACCAGCGGACGGACTTTTTTCTGCTAGAGCGGGCGCTGGGCATCAAGATGGAGCGCGCGCAGGGTGAACCGGACCTGCCCCCGACGCAGGTTCGCCGCAGGCCTGCCAGGGACCAATCGACCACACCAGCACACTTCCAATTGACTCCTCTTCCTGGAGAAGTCCTGCAAGTACAGATGTAG
- a CDS encoding glycosyltransferase produces the protein MRIAYLTARYPFPPIGGDRVRVYYTLRHMLRSHEVTLYTLASAPKERWQTHHPDLPGLEQKSFQITKAAFAWNSAAAFFSNLPLQVKLYQCPKLAQQLSSDIRSGAFDLLFVHLIRMAEFARPFKAIPRILDMTDSIHLHYTRMRRFSLTFQGLAALIERTRLQRYESAVCSWFDHVLLASPLDLAWLHRNSSEPNLVLFPTGIEASAFPIHEGDFDPNRIIFVGKLDYLPNTDAAIYFAREILPLVRRAVPKAEFVVAGWNPPSAVRKLERDPSVRVLPNVPDLRTEVAQSSVSVAPMRFGSGIQVKILESLALGTPAVATESVIGAFGEEGKEAILVGRNPDEFAEKVVSILQDSATRERLRRLGRRLIERRFQWHQVLAPLDRILEGIAEKRLEARQC, from the coding sequence ATGCGGATCGCCTATCTGACAGCTCGGTATCCGTTCCCGCCAATAGGAGGGGACAGGGTTCGTGTGTATTACACCCTGCGTCACATGCTCCGCTCTCACGAAGTCACTCTTTACACGCTGGCATCAGCGCCAAAGGAGCGATGGCAGACCCACCATCCTGATCTTCCCGGCCTCGAACAAAAGTCTTTTCAAATAACGAAGGCTGCTTTCGCCTGGAACAGCGCGGCGGCTTTTTTCTCCAATCTTCCGCTGCAGGTCAAGCTCTACCAATGTCCGAAGCTTGCGCAACAACTGAGCTCTGACATTCGCAGTGGGGCTTTTGATTTATTGTTCGTTCATTTGATCAGGATGGCCGAATTCGCTCGGCCATTCAAGGCAATACCGCGTATCCTGGACATGACTGATTCCATCCACCTTCACTACACGCGGATGCGACGCTTTTCACTTACTTTTCAAGGGCTGGCAGCCCTGATCGAACGCACCCGGCTCCAGCGTTACGAATCTGCCGTCTGCTCATGGTTTGATCATGTGCTCCTGGCCTCGCCTCTGGATCTGGCATGGCTCCATCGCAACAGTTCGGAACCAAACCTGGTGCTTTTCCCGACTGGCATTGAGGCAAGTGCGTTTCCTATCCACGAAGGGGACTTCGACCCTAATCGCATTATTTTCGTCGGCAAGCTCGATTATCTCCCAAACACGGATGCAGCCATTTATTTTGCCCGGGAAATACTGCCGCTGGTCCGGCGGGCCGTTCCGAAAGCAGAATTTGTCGTGGCGGGGTGGAACCCGCCTAGTGCCGTTCGGAAGCTGGAAAGAGACCCTTCTGTGAGGGTGCTTCCCAATGTTCCCGATCTCCGGACCGAGGTAGCGCAGTCATCCGTGAGCGTGGCCCCCATGCGTTTTGGCTCTGGTATTCAGGTCAAAATTCTGGAATCCCTGGCGCTGGGCACGCCCGCGGTGGCCACAGAGAGCGTCATCGGAGCCTTTGGCGAGGAAGGCAAGGAAGCAATCCTTGTGGGCCGCAATCCCGATGAATTTGCCGAGAAGGTAGTGAGCATCCTGCAGGACTCCGCCACCCGCGAAAGGCTACGACGGTTGGGCCGGAGGCTTATTGAAAGACGTTTTCAATGGCATCAGGTTCTTGCCCCTCTTGACCGAATCCTGGAGGGCATCGCTGAAAAACGGCTCGAAGCACGACAATGTTAA
- a CDS encoding serine--tRNA ligase: MLDLGFVRSNLSLVRQRLKDRGIAGILGDFEVLDAERRKLLSEAEGLKAQRNTVSGEIAALKKQKLDASSLIERMKQVSVNIQQLDEQAKAADEKLRDLLRKVPNIPHATVPTGRGSEDNQEIRRWGEPRRFDFEPKAHWDLGPALGILDFERAAKIAGARFAVYYGVGAKLERALAQFMLDLHTREHGYTEVFPPFIVNSDSMFGTGQLPKFAEDLFKLEGTDYWLIPTAEVPVTNLFRDEVLEAEDLPIKFCAWTACFRSEAGSYGKDTRGIIRQHQFQKVELVKFALPDNSYDELESLTHDAETVLQRLELPYRVVALSTGDLGFSSAKTYDLEVWVPSSQEYKEISSCSNFESFQARRANLRFRRGKGGKTELLHTLNGSGLAVGRTWLAVLENYQQKDGSVIVPKVLRPYLDGLERITQRKLP; encoded by the coding sequence ATGCTCGATTTAGGGTTCGTTCGAAGTAATCTCAGCCTGGTTCGCCAAAGGCTGAAGGACCGTGGGATTGCGGGGATCCTGGGAGATTTTGAAGTCCTCGACGCGGAGCGCCGCAAGCTGCTCTCTGAGGCAGAGGGTTTAAAGGCCCAGCGCAACACAGTGTCCGGCGAGATTGCCGCGTTGAAGAAGCAGAAACTGGACGCCTCCAGCCTGATTGAGCGGATGAAACAGGTGAGCGTCAACATTCAGCAACTTGATGAGCAGGCCAAGGCTGCAGACGAGAAGCTGCGCGACCTTCTGCGAAAAGTGCCGAATATTCCTCACGCGACTGTCCCCACCGGGCGAGGGTCGGAGGACAATCAGGAAATCCGGCGGTGGGGAGAACCTCGCAGATTCGATTTTGAGCCCAAGGCACACTGGGACCTGGGTCCCGCGCTGGGCATACTCGATTTCGAAAGAGCCGCAAAGATTGCCGGCGCGCGCTTCGCAGTCTATTACGGCGTGGGTGCAAAGCTGGAGCGGGCGCTGGCCCAGTTCATGCTGGATCTGCATACCCGCGAGCACGGCTACACCGAGGTTTTTCCGCCGTTCATAGTGAACTCTGACAGCATGTTCGGTACCGGGCAGCTACCGAAGTTTGCCGAGGACCTGTTCAAGCTGGAGGGGACAGATTACTGGCTGATTCCCACAGCAGAAGTTCCAGTTACGAACCTCTTTCGGGATGAAGTGCTGGAAGCTGAAGATCTGCCCATCAAGTTCTGCGCCTGGACGGCCTGTTTCCGCAGCGAGGCCGGCTCCTATGGCAAAGACACCCGCGGCATCATTCGCCAGCACCAGTTCCAGAAAGTCGAGCTCGTCAAGTTCGCCTTGCCCGACAATTCCTACGATGAACTCGAATCCCTCACTCACGATGCGGAAACAGTTCTTCAAAGGCTTGAGCTGCCATACCGCGTAGTTGCCCTCTCAACGGGCGATCTCGGATTCAGTTCGGCCAAGACATACGACCTGGAGGTCTGGGTCCCATCAAGCCAGGAATACAAGGAGATTTCCTCCTGCTCCAATTTTGAATCCTTCCAGGCCCGGCGAGCCAACTTGCGTTTCAGACGGGGGAAAGGCGGGAAGACGGAACTGCTCCATACCTTGAATGGAAGCGGGTTGGCGGTGGGGCGCACCTGGCTGGCGGTATTGGAAAATTATCAGCAGAAGGATGGTTCCGTCATTGTCCCAAAAGTCCTGCGGCCTTATCTGGACGGTTTGGAGCGGATCACTCAGCGAAAATTACCATGA
- a CDS encoding transposase has translation MFCFGGGWEKKSATGEGRRTRYGRLLANALWEKNRPLLPKRPLRPRGGRRPAPDRKTLEGILCLLRSGARRQGMPKRFPPSATCWRRLRYRPTAQAVGGSMHRIDGLTPEESAQSPNAGWSGAASLQAAMDCGAYLHMARQLPTTRGQLCALAGHLPGFLPDRLLHDRPTEGFEISSSHL, from the coding sequence TTGTTTTGTTTTGGAGGCGGATGGGAAAAGAAGTCAGCCACAGGAGAAGGGAGAAGGACGCGATACGGTCGGTTGCTGGCCAACGCCCTATGGGAAAAGAACCGGCCCTTGCTTCCCAAGCGACCGCTGCGGCCGCGCGGAGGCCGACGACCGGCTCCGGACCGCAAAACGCTGGAAGGCATCTTGTGCCTTCTGCGCAGTGGCGCCCGGCGGCAGGGTATGCCCAAGAGGTTTCCGCCGTCCGCAACCTGCTGGCGGCGGTTACGATATCGACCCACTGCGCAGGCAGTTGGCGGCTCAATGCATCGAATTGATGGCCTCACACCGGAAGAGTCTGCGCAAAGCCCCAACGCAGGATGGTCGGGCGCTGCGTCGTTGCAAGCGGCGATGGATTGTGGAGCGTACCTTCACATGGCTCGGCAACTACCGACAACTCGTGGTCAGCTATGCGCACTCGCTGGCCATTTGCCAGGATTTCTTCCAGATCGCCTGCTTCATGACCGTCCTACGGAGGGCTTTGAAATATCTTCTAGTCACTTGTAG
- a CDS encoding cation transporter yields the protein MHVHKHKLSRGWVVKVAVLATLGLVVTEFVVGHLAHSLALVSDGWHNLTDVPTLIFSWLALYLERKPPDHSRTYGYQRAGVLAAFVNGLILVAVAIFICFEGYERIVNPEHVAVGQMLAVGVLALLINGGITLGLVRETHDLNIRAVFIHNLGDALSNVAIIVGAVLLRYTDQPLIDPLLAFLIAGMIIWGAFGIIVETSNILLESLPKGMRLDGIAAAVLRIPGVREVHDVHVWSLGSESHAMSCHVQILDMATSESEKIAHEIRRIVASEFSITHTTVQFEHQHEPGKFHKYMPEPARAAQKKQPPAR from the coding sequence GTGCACGTTCACAAACATAAGTTGTCAAGAGGCTGGGTTGTGAAAGTAGCTGTTTTGGCGACGCTTGGCCTCGTGGTCACGGAGTTTGTCGTTGGGCACCTGGCCCACAGCCTTGCGTTGGTTAGTGATGGTTGGCATAACCTGACGGATGTCCCTACGCTGATCTTTTCCTGGCTTGCACTCTATCTGGAACGGAAGCCGCCTGACCACAGCAGGACCTATGGTTATCAACGCGCCGGAGTGCTGGCTGCATTTGTCAACGGACTGATTCTGGTAGCAGTTGCAATTTTCATTTGCTTCGAGGGCTATGAGCGCATCGTTAATCCGGAGCATGTCGCGGTGGGTCAGATGCTGGCCGTTGGGGTCCTGGCGCTGCTGATCAATGGAGGTATTACTCTTGGTCTCGTCCGTGAAACCCACGACCTGAACATACGCGCGGTCTTCATTCACAATCTCGGCGACGCTCTGTCGAATGTGGCGATTATCGTTGGCGCAGTCCTTCTTCGATATACGGACCAACCTTTGATCGACCCGCTGCTGGCCTTCCTGATTGCAGGGATGATTATTTGGGGAGCCTTTGGGATTATTGTGGAGACTTCGAATATTTTGCTGGAAAGCCTGCCCAAAGGAATGAGGCTGGATGGCATTGCGGCCGCAGTCCTGAGAATCCCTGGCGTCCGCGAAGTGCATGATGTCCACGTCTGGAGCCTGGGCTCGGAGTCTCACGCAATGTCCTGTCACGTCCAAATTCTGGATATGGCAACCTCCGAAAGCGAGAAGATCGCTCACGAGATCCGGAGAATTGTGGCGAGTGAATTCAGCATTACCCACACTACCGTCCAGTTTGAACACCAGCATGAGCCCGGAAAATTCCACAAATACATGCCGGAGCCCGCCCGAGCGGCCCAAAAGAAGCAGCCCCCAGCACGATGA
- a CDS encoding DNA-binding protein — MSPDASCDALNDFATCVTAELRSTSAGAAAGCTCAGLSQKDGKPSAVRSIRMSNWFSEEARLDMVDGGLIIAQAAALEERKSHTRGHQSMRESVSSLPASHTGYNLNDMTCGVEVLLTSREASQVLKIHPKVLERMAKRGEVPALKVGKFWRYRATALDAWINSRLQSGHQPCRMKTSF, encoded by the coding sequence ATGAGCCCTGATGCGTCTTGCGATGCGCTGAACGATTTCGCAACGTGCGTAACGGCGGAGCTCAGGAGCACCAGTGCTGGCGCTGCCGCTGGATGCACGTGTGCTGGATTGTCGCAAAAAGACGGGAAGCCCTCAGCCGTACGGTCGATCCGCATGAGCAACTGGTTCTCGGAAGAGGCTAGGCTCGACATGGTTGATGGAGGGTTAATTATTGCACAGGCGGCGGCGCTCGAAGAACGTAAATCGCATACTCGGGGTCATCAATCAATGCGCGAGTCCGTATCGTCATTGCCAGCGTCGCACACAGGGTACAATTTGAACGACATGACCTGCGGAGTTGAAGTGCTCCTCACCAGCAGGGAAGCATCCCAAGTTCTAAAGATTCATCCGAAGGTGCTCGAGCGGATGGCGAAGCGCGGCGAAGTGCCAGCCCTAAAAGTTGGAAAGTTTTGGCGGTATCGTGCAACAGCACTGGACGCCTGGATTAATTCAAGATTACAATCAGGTCACCAACCGTGCCGCATGAAAACCTCATTTTGA
- a CDS encoding GHMP kinase, whose amino-acid sequence MLIRAKGPLRISFAGGGTDVKQFFEQEGGCVLNATIGRYVWGTLRSRKDGLINIESADLGYIVNYDTETDPVYDGKLDLVKAGIRSLGGHGSAGFDLLLHSEAPAGSGLGSSSTLMVCLVGLMKEFLNLPMTDYETARAAYQIEREELQIKGGLQDHYAATFGGFNFMEFEKNRVIVNPLRVKQEVINELELNLVLCYTGSTRMSDGIIKDQVCRYENRVDQTLHGLRRQKQLAVEMKNALMQRRLDDFGELLDEAWQSKKMFSPKISNPRIDEMYESARKAGAIGGKVTGAGGGGYMLFYCRFESKHRVAEALAKLGGIPTGFAFEFNGLQTWRVDGNLASI is encoded by the coding sequence ATGTTGATTCGAGCTAAAGGGCCCCTGCGGATAAGCTTTGCCGGAGGGGGTACCGACGTCAAGCAGTTTTTTGAGCAGGAAGGTGGTTGCGTACTTAATGCGACGATCGGCCGTTACGTTTGGGGGACCTTGCGAAGCCGTAAAGATGGGCTTATCAATATTGAGTCGGCTGACCTGGGCTATATCGTAAATTACGATACGGAAACAGATCCCGTTTATGATGGCAAGCTCGACCTTGTCAAGGCAGGAATTCGGAGCCTGGGAGGCCATGGTTCCGCCGGGTTTGACCTATTACTGCACAGCGAGGCGCCCGCCGGTTCGGGCCTCGGCTCTTCTTCCACTCTGATGGTGTGCCTCGTGGGCCTTATGAAAGAGTTCTTGAATCTCCCCATGACGGATTATGAGACGGCGCGCGCCGCGTACCAGATCGAACGCGAAGAGCTGCAAATCAAGGGTGGGCTGCAGGACCATTATGCCGCTACCTTCGGCGGATTCAACTTTATGGAATTCGAAAAAAATCGTGTGATTGTCAATCCGCTGAGAGTTAAGCAAGAGGTCATCAACGAACTTGAGCTTAATCTTGTGCTTTGCTACACCGGCTCAACACGCATGTCTGACGGGATCATCAAGGACCAAGTGTGCCGCTACGAAAATCGTGTCGACCAAACTCTCCATGGCCTCAGGCGCCAGAAACAGCTCGCCGTCGAAATGAAGAACGCCCTTATGCAGCGACGGTTGGATGATTTCGGTGAACTCCTGGATGAAGCCTGGCAATCCAAGAAGATGTTTTCACCGAAAATCAGCAACCCGCGGATTGATGAGATGTATGAATCTGCCCGGAAGGCCGGCGCCATCGGCGGAAAGGTAACAGGTGCGGGAGGAGGGGGCTACATGCTTTTTTATTGCCGATTCGAAAGCAAACACCGTGTGGCTGAAGCTCTGGCGAAACTGGGCGGAATTCCAACGGGCTTCGCATTTGAATTTAATGGCCTGCAAACCTGGAGGGTCGATGGCAACTTGGCTTCAATATGA
- a CDS encoding sugar transferase codes for MLNRQIRKSQLTLLASDTAAVLVGVQAAVFLGTGQYILLPRGFKSIAVGYCFFLVVLFYITDLYNLRRDQHSDEIASLVVLDSAIAAAFLTLSFYFYPRWSFGRSFFVSLFLLTPGLVMIGRLTWAYLRGTLARPSTVAVFGDGPAFKELETVAREHRLKVVNLSVATCVPLSSSTQGRTMPLRDGSDELRDLMASLQPDIIVLEPLASLDPSTARVLIDARFSGVAVLDFPTAFQMLSGKLPLNHMDGQWFLSAQGFQYFGSNIAVRVKRLLDVGLAFVLCLIAAPMLPLIALGIRVSSKGPALYIQERVGRNGQVFPLFKFRTMPVGADREGPWTLKNDPRVFPFGRFLRITRLDELPQLVNVLRGDMSFVGPRPESLVLVDLYQQEIPYYNLRSAVRPGITGWAQINYPYGSSVKDAVEKLKYDLHYIQHLSILFDIQIVLRTIRTVLARQGSQ; via the coding sequence ATGTTAAACCGGCAGATTCGCAAGTCACAGTTGACGCTCCTGGCCAGTGACACCGCCGCCGTCCTGGTGGGTGTGCAGGCCGCAGTATTTCTGGGAACCGGGCAATACATCCTTCTGCCGCGAGGCTTCAAGAGCATTGCCGTTGGTTATTGCTTCTTTCTCGTGGTCCTTTTTTACATCACAGATCTCTACAATCTGCGACGTGATCAGCACAGTGATGAGATCGCCAGTTTGGTGGTTCTGGATTCGGCGATTGCCGCTGCTTTCCTCACTCTCAGCTTTTACTTCTATCCCCGGTGGAGCTTCGGGAGAAGCTTCTTCGTGAGCCTTTTCCTCCTGACTCCGGGGTTGGTAATGATAGGGAGGCTGACATGGGCGTACCTTCGCGGAACTCTGGCTCGCCCTTCTACAGTAGCGGTTTTCGGCGACGGCCCTGCATTTAAGGAACTGGAGACGGTAGCACGCGAACACAGGCTGAAAGTGGTTAACCTGTCAGTTGCAACGTGTGTCCCGTTGTCATCCAGTACTCAGGGTCGGACTATGCCGCTCCGGGACGGCTCGGACGAACTCCGAGATTTGATGGCGAGTCTCCAGCCGGATATCATCGTCCTGGAGCCCTTGGCCTCGCTGGATCCCAGCACCGCGCGAGTGCTGATTGATGCCCGGTTTTCTGGTGTTGCTGTCCTCGATTTCCCGACTGCATTCCAGATGCTCAGTGGGAAGCTTCCGCTGAACCACATGGACGGTCAGTGGTTTCTGAGCGCACAGGGGTTTCAATACTTCGGAAGCAATATTGCGGTCAGAGTGAAGCGATTGCTTGACGTGGGGCTGGCCTTTGTGCTTTGCTTGATTGCGGCCCCGATGCTGCCGCTGATCGCCCTAGGCATCAGGGTCTCGTCGAAGGGACCGGCTCTGTACATCCAAGAGCGGGTGGGACGGAACGGTCAAGTATTCCCCCTCTTCAAATTTCGAACTATGCCTGTAGGCGCCGACAGAGAGGGCCCTTGGACATTGAAGAATGATCCTCGCGTTTTCCCCTTCGGACGCTTTTTGAGAATAACCAGGCTTGATGAACTTCCTCAGCTCGTCAACGTGCTGAGGGGAGACATGAGTTTCGTAGGGCCAAGGCCAGAAAGCCTGGTGCTGGTGGACCTATATCAGCAGGAGATACCTTACTACAACCTGCGCAGTGCTGTCCGCCCGGGGATCACCGGCTGGGCGCAGATCAATTATCCATATGGATCATCGGTCAAGGATGCGGTGGAAAAGTTAAAGTACGATTTGCACTATATCCAGCATCTCTCGATATTGTTTGACATCCAGATTGTTTTGAGAACGATCCGGACCGTCCTGGCTCGCCAGGGCAGTCAGTAA